The window GGTCCTGGTCAAGGTCCGGACAGGAACGACCGAGCAACTGCAGGACGTACTACGCCGCCTGTACGAGATCGACGGTGTGAGCGGCACCCACGCGACGGTGGTGCTGGAGACGTTCTTCGAAAGGCCGGTGTCGACAGGAGCCTGACGGCCGGGGACACCTCGGCCGCGGGACCGGCGGCCGGGCGCTGTACACCCGTGCACGATCACCCGCCCACAGCGAACAACAAAGGCAAGGGAGATAAATCATTCCCTTGCCACTCTTAACTTATAGCGCACCGGGGGGCTTGCCACAAGGCCCGGGTCCTACCGCAGAATCACTGGCCGTAAGCCGGAGCCTGAGACATAGGAGATTCGCGGAGTGCATGATTTGTTGTCGGATGACGGGCCGTGCGGTGGCGTCGAGCCGGTGGCACGGACTCGACCGCAGGCCGGAGTTGACGACACGAACGCTCTGACCGCCAGCGCGTTCGACCTCCCCGGCCACCTTTCCCCCAAGGCCGACCCGGCACTGATCGCCGGCGACGACGCGCACTTCGCGGCCATGGCGGAGAGCCTCGAACAAACCATCACCGAACTGTCCGGCCGCCTCGACGCCGAGCTCAGGGCGCCCGGCGGCACGGGCCGGGCCGCGATGGAACGGGACGCGGAGATCCACCGCCTGACCGGTCGTCTGCGCGCCCTGCGCCGCTTCGGCCTGGACCTGTGCCTCGGACACATCGTCGGCGCGGACGACCCCGAGCCCCTGTACATAGGGCGACTCGGCCTCACCGACAGCACCGGGCGTCGGCTGCTGATCGACTGGCGCTCCCCCGCGGCCGAGCCGTTCTTCGGAGCGACCCATGCCGACCCGATGGGCCTGGCGAGCCGCCGCAGGTACCGCTGGACCCGCGGCCGTATCAGTGACTACTGGGACGAGGTGTTCACCCAGGACGGGATTGTCGGCCACGCCGCGCTCGACGACCAGTCCGCCTTCATCGCCAGCCTCGGCAGCAACCGGTCGGCCGGGATGCGCGACGTGCTCGGCACCATCCAGGCCGACCAGGACGCCATCATCCGCGCGGGATCCCGCGGCGCTCTCGTCGTCGACGGCGGCCCGGGCACGGGCAAGACCGTCGTGGCCCTGCACCGCTCCGCCTATCTCCTCCACTCCGACCCCCGTCTCGGTCACCGTCGGGGCGGAGTGCTGTTCGTCGGTCCGCACCAGCCCTACCTGGCCTACGTCGCAGACGTCCTGCCCAGCCTCGGAGAGGAGGGCGTGCAGACCTGCACCCTGCGGGACCTCGTCGCCGAGGGGAACGCGGCAGCGACCGAGCCCGACCCGGACGTGGCCCTGCTGAAGTCCTCCGCGGACATGGTGAAGGCGATCGAGACGGCTGTCAGGTTCTACGAGGCGCCCCCCACCGAGGGGATGACGGTCACGACCCCTTGGTCCGACATCTGGCTGAGCGCGGACGACTGGGCCGAGGCGTTCGGCGCACCGGGACCGGGAGCCCCGCACAACGAAGCGCGTGACCAGGTCTGGGAGGAACTGGTCACGATCCTCATGGACAAGTTCGACGGTGACGTCTCGCCCGACCTGTTCCGGAAGTCGCTGCTGCACGACAGGGAGCTGACCGGGGCCCTCCACAGCGCGTGGCCTCTGCTCGAAGCGACCGACCTCGTCGGGGACTTGTGGTCGGTGCCCGCCTACCTGCGGATGTGTGCTCCCTGGCTCGGCCCCGACGACGTCCGGAGCCTCCAGCGCACGGACACGCAGGCCTGGACGGTGTCCGATCTGCCGCTCCTGGACGCGGCACGACAGCGGCTCGGCGATCCGGAGGCGTCCCGCCGCAGGCGTCGGCACGAGGCGACGCTCGCCGCCCAGCGCGAGCGCATGACGCAGGTCGTGGACAACCTGATCGGGGCCGCCGCCGACTCCGGCGCCGACGGTGACGACGGCGAGGGCCTGGTGACGATGCTGCGCGGCAAGGACGCCCGGGTCAGCCTGGTCGACGAGTCCGAACTGGCCCCCGACGAGCGGGATCTGCTCGCCGGCCCGTTCGCGCACATCGTCGTGGACGAGGCACAGGAACTGACCGACGCCGAGTGGCAGATGCTGCTGCTGCGCTGCCCGTCCCGGAGTTTCACCATTGTCGGGGACCGCGCCCAGGCCAGGCACGGGTTCACGGAGTCCTGGCGGGAACGGCTCGAGCGGGTCGGGCTCGACCGGGTCGACGTGACCTCCCTGACCATCAACTACCGGACGCCGGAAGAGGTCATGGCGGAGGCCGAGCCGGTCATCCGGGCCGCCCTCCCGGACGCCAACGTGCCGACCTCCATCCGCAGCAGCAACATTCCCGTCGTACACGGATCCGTCGCGGATCTGGACTCGGTTGTCGACGACTGGCTCGGTTCGCATGCCGACGGGATCGCCTGCGTCATCGGCGATCCCGCGTTCCGGGACACACCCCGCGTCCGGTCACTGACCCCGGAGCTGTCGAAGGGGCTCGAGTTCGACCTGGTCGTCCTCGTCGATCCGCAGGCGTTCGGCACGGGGACCGAAGGAGCGGTCGACCGCTATGTCGCGATGACCCGGGCGACGCGTCAACTCGTCGTCCTCACGAGCGGGTGGACACAATGAGAGCCACGTTCGCTCCCGACCGCGCCAGGAGCCACCCGTGTCCGTCCGCCGCGTCATGCCCGACATCCGAACAGAGGCAATGGAGGAGAGCCGCGACTTCTACGGTCTCCTGGGGTTCGAGGAGGTCATGAACCTCGGCTGGGTCATGACGCTGGCCTCTCCTTCCAACCCCACGGCGCAAGTCACCTTCATGACCCACGACAGGTCCGCGCCGGTCGTGCCCGACATGAGCGTCGAGGTGGACGACGTGGACGCGGCCTACGCGACGCTGCGGGAGAGCGGCGCGGAGATCGTGCACCCCCTGCAGGACGAGGAGTGGGGGGTGCGCCGCTTCTTCGTCCGTGACCCCAACGGCAGGGTGGTCAACGTGCTGAGTCACCGATGACCGATCCCCGACCGGCCCGGCCCGGCACCTCGGGCAACTCATCGACCAGTACGACACGGAGGGCGTCCACGGCTGTTTCGTCTTCACCTTCGCCATGCCCGACTTCCCGCATCACGACGACCCTCGCGCCGACCTCGACAAGGCGGGCTTCGGATTCGTGGCCGTGGCCGGCCCGACCCGCCCCAAGGAGGCGTTCCACGAGGTCGCACGGCGGTACCGCGACCTCGCCGTGAGGAGAAGGCGGAAGTGACCGAGTGGGACGAACCGCGCCCCGCCGGTCCGCTCGGAGTGGCGCCCTTCTAGGGTTTCGCCATGACCTCGCAGCCCTACCTCGCAGAACTGTTCTCCCTGGCCGGACGGGTCGCCCTGGTGACCGGCGGCAGCTCCGGCATCGGCCGTGCCGTCTCCGAGGCCCTCGCCCGCGCGGGGGCGAGCGTCGTCATCGTGGCGCGCAGGGAAGCGGAACTGACTGCCACGGTCGAGGAGCTCGCCGCCCTCGGCTGCCGCGCGGCCTGGGTCAGCGGCGACCTGAGCACCCGCGCCGGCGTACGAGAGATTGCCGAGCAGGCAGCCGAAGTCTTCGGCGAGCCCGACATCCTCGTCAACTGCGCCGGGGTCAACCTGCGGCCGCCCATGAGTGAGCTGAGCGAAGAGGTCTGGGACAGCACCATGGCGCTGAACCTGGACGCCCCCTTCCTGCTGGGCCAGCGTTTCGGCCCGGCCATGGCCGAGCGGGGTCACGGGCGGATCATCCACATCACCTCCCAGCAGGCCCACCGCGCCTTCGTGCAGAGCGGCGCCTACGGCGTGTCCAAGGGAGCGCTCGAATCGCTGGCCCGCTCGCAGGCGGAGGCCTGGTCCCCGCACGGCGTCACCGTCAACACGCTGGTGCCGGGCTTCGTGATGACGCCGCTGAACCGGCGCCTGTCGTCCGACCCCGACAAGGTCGCGGCCCTGGCCGCGCGCACGCTGGCCGGGCGCAACGGGCTGGCGGAGGACTTCGCGGGCGCGGCGGTCTTCCTGGCGAGCGGTGCCTCGGCGTACGTCACCGGCCAGGCGATCCACGTCGACGGCGGCTTCTCCGTCCACTGACACCACCGGCAGGTCCCGGGTCGACGGACATCTGCCGTCGGCCCTTCCGGTTCGCTCCCTGCCCCGGACACTGAGGGCGTGGAGTTCGCCGTCTTCATGACTCTGCCCGGGTTGGTCATCGCGCCGACCGTCGTGGCCTTCGTGGATCAGCTGCTGCTCCGTGCCGGGCGGGCCGGACTCCTGCCGTGGCGCAACAGCGCCCGGCAGGGCCAGATATCGGCGACCGGGTTCGAGCAGCTCCATGCGGCGAGCTTCTCGCCCGGGAAGCAGAACGAACTCAAGGAGCGGCAGTCGTCCCTGCTGTTGCGGGACGACGAGGAGGACGGGGCTCCGCCGAACCTCACATCGGTGGATCTGGAGGGAGGCCTCGCGGTCGTCCGGATGTCGCGGGCCGACCGTTGGAAGGCCCGCAGGCTTTCAGGTCCGAAGGCGCGGGAGCCGGGGCCCGCCAGGAGTCCGAGGCCGCGCCGAAGTCACTGCGGTCGGCGCAGTCCCGCGACGAGAAGGTCGACAAGACGGCGTGCGTCGTAGCGGGGGTCGCTTCCCGCGCCGACGCAGAGGTTCCCGACGCCGCGCATGAGCACGTAGGCCTCCAGGCCGGGGTCGATCTCTCCGGCGGCCTCCGCGGCTTCGAGCAACTGGGCACAGACGGGCACGAGGCGGTCGAGGAAGTACGCGTGCAGCGCGTCGAAGCCGGCGTTGTCGGACTGCAGCACGGCGGCGAGGCCGTGCTTGGTGACCAGGAAGTCGACGAAGAGGTTCACCCACTGCCCCAGCGCGGCGTGCGGTGTCGCGCTGGTCGCCAGCAGGGCGGGACCGGCCTCGGCGCAGGCGTCGACCTGGTGCCGGTACACGGCGATGATGAGATCCGCCCGCGTCGGGAAGTGGCGGTAGATCGTGCCCAGGCCGACGCCTGCCTGGGCCGCGATGTCGCGTACCGGCGCTTCCACACCTGACGTGACGAAGACCGAGGCGGCCGCGTCGAGCAGGGCCTCCTTGTTCCGCCGGGCGTCCTTCCGCTTGGACTGGGCCGCCTGCCCTGCGCCCTCGTCGCTGCCGCTCACCGCGCCGCTCCTTTCCGCTGCCGGACTTGCCATATCGGAA of the Streptomyces aurantiacus genome contains:
- the helR gene encoding RNA polymerase recycling motor ATPase HelR — protein: MARTRPQAGVDDTNALTASAFDLPGHLSPKADPALIAGDDAHFAAMAESLEQTITELSGRLDAELRAPGGTGRAAMERDAEIHRLTGRLRALRRFGLDLCLGHIVGADDPEPLYIGRLGLTDSTGRRLLIDWRSPAAEPFFGATHADPMGLASRRRYRWTRGRISDYWDEVFTQDGIVGHAALDDQSAFIASLGSNRSAGMRDVLGTIQADQDAIIRAGSRGALVVDGGPGTGKTVVALHRSAYLLHSDPRLGHRRGGVLFVGPHQPYLAYVADVLPSLGEEGVQTCTLRDLVAEGNAAATEPDPDVALLKSSADMVKAIETAVRFYEAPPTEGMTVTTPWSDIWLSADDWAEAFGAPGPGAPHNEARDQVWEELVTILMDKFDGDVSPDLFRKSLLHDRELTGALHSAWPLLEATDLVGDLWSVPAYLRMCAPWLGPDDVRSLQRTDTQAWTVSDLPLLDAARQRLGDPEASRRRRRHEATLAAQRERMTQVVDNLIGAAADSGADGDDGEGLVTMLRGKDARVSLVDESELAPDERDLLAGPFAHIVVDEAQELTDAEWQMLLLRCPSRSFTIVGDRAQARHGFTESWRERLERVGLDRVDVTSLTINYRTPEEVMAEAEPVIRAALPDANVPTSIRSSNIPVVHGSVADLDSVVDDWLGSHADGIACVIGDPAFRDTPRVRSLTPELSKGLEFDLVVLVDPQAFGTGTEGAVDRYVAMTRATRQLVVLTSGWTQ
- a CDS encoding VOC family protein, producing the protein MSVRRVMPDIRTEAMEESRDFYGLLGFEEVMNLGWVMTLASPSNPTAQVTFMTHDRSAPVVPDMSVEVDDVDAAYATLRESGAEIVHPLQDEEWGVRRFFVRDPNGRVVNVLSHR
- a CDS encoding SDR family NAD(P)-dependent oxidoreductase, with the protein product MTSQPYLAELFSLAGRVALVTGGSSGIGRAVSEALARAGASVVIVARREAELTATVEELAALGCRAAWVSGDLSTRAGVREIAEQAAEVFGEPDILVNCAGVNLRPPMSELSEEVWDSTMALNLDAPFLLGQRFGPAMAERGHGRIIHITSQQAHRAFVQSGAYGVSKGALESLARSQAEAWSPHGVTVNTLVPGFVMTPLNRRLSSDPDKVAALAARTLAGRNGLAEDFAGAAVFLASGASAYVTGQAIHVDGGFSVH
- a CDS encoding TetR/AcrR family transcriptional regulator translates to MASPAAERSGAVSGSDEGAGQAAQSKRKDARRNKEALLDAAASVFVTSGVEAPVRDIAAQAGVGLGTIYRHFPTRADLIIAVYRHQVDACAEAGPALLATSATPHAALGQWVNLFVDFLVTKHGLAAVLQSDNAGFDALHAYFLDRLVPVCAQLLEAAEAAGEIDPGLEAYVLMRGVGNLCVGAGSDPRYDARRLVDLLVAGLRRPQ